A window from Mytilus galloprovincialis chromosome 8, xbMytGall1.hap1.1, whole genome shotgun sequence encodes these proteins:
- the LOC143085667 gene encoding calpain-15-like yields MSTTHCPACTKVNPSSNQRCDACFKHLKYPEWRCYDHNCFHWNDVTEKKCAKCGKFGTESVGKRKRPHSADRLPRDKGDKEPAKNNYLGVRPVDDKHRRPRSADNRLASRWKCCHCTFFNGEEEGNCEMCSHIKGQCCNDLKLWKCHLCDNFTSEKFNRCSYCSKKKKDPDSPRPRNDLDKVKARQDEKHSTDHDGKSPLPGGDKWTCERCSLNNSSSSRLCEACRFSKPRVTGINLNDRPKSKPLRGDLRESVRAKDLRTIKTKQVEAKWKLIVQNCQQEKKNFTDKEFPPNDFSLFKHPRPGGSNIQWLRLKDVKDNDGKVPKHLKVYDKPTANDIIQGKIGNCWFICALAVVAERKNLLERIVVTKDYCPEGAYVVRLCKDGIWKTVVLDDYFPVDQYNRLKYSKARRGQLWVPLIEKAAAKIHRCYQALGSGRTVESLSLLTGEPCEHLSLNEHKDFSKTIDNMLIWSKLTHARDCGYLMCTSCEAKDGFTPEHCKSLGLITSHAYSLLDVYDMDTGEKLLKIRNPWGTESWKGDWSDSSPTWQKVKPEVKKKLKPDGNKHGTFWIEFKEFRKYFGSVEICKTREWHETRIKGSFPSTADGPWKFAKVYVQKKTDLCIGLHQKNKRGNHSYEDFVDMLIVVMEILDGRKMRTMGNSKRDIKSYVGCEIEHLQSGEYIIACLAFKHLDGGKHGVNLQRDFVLTIHSTQNIVVEENDSVNAGYTHFLADTLIQLAVDKGDRKTLKGNTGTYTLSWDGLILIVENKDKKQYTAIQEDCSKSTNLMSTRGSMFTQDVIPPGHRQLIFLLTRINQRSGYCIQYASSYINSSSSMLDYYGHKTKSHLPEIPMELECLHIPRPIR; encoded by the exons ATGTCAACAACACATTGTCCAGCATGTACAAAAGTAAATCCTTCATCCAACCAGAGATGTGATGCatgtttcaaacatttaaagTATCCTGAATGGAGATGTTATGATCACAACTGTTTTCACTGGAATGATGTTACTGAAAAAAAGTGTGCCAAATGTGGAAAGTTTGGGACAGAGAGTGTTGGGAAAAGGAAACGTCCACACTCTGCTGATCGTCTACCTAGGGATAAAGGTGACAAAGAACCAGCAAAGAACAACTATTTAGGTGTTAGGCCAGTTGATGATAAACATAGGAGACCACGTTCAGCTGATAATCGTTTAGCGTCACGATGGAAATGTTGCCATTGCACATTTTTTAATGGTGAAGAAGAAGGTAATTGTGAAATGTGTAGTCACATTAAGGGTCAATGCTGTAATGATCTCAAACTTTGGAAATGTCATCTATGTGATAATTTTACTTCTGAGAAATTTAACAGGTGTAGCTattgttcaaagaaaaaaaaagatccaGATTCACCAAGACCTAGAAATGACTTAGATAAAGTGAAAGCAAGACAAGATGAAAAACATTCAACTGATCATGACGGGAAGAGTCCATTGCCTGGGGGAGATAAATGGACTTGTGAAAGATGTTCTTTAAATAACAGCAGTTCAAGCAGACTTTGTGAAGCTTGTCGTTTCAGTAAACCTAGAGTTACTGGGATTAATTTAAACGACAGACCCAAATCTAAGCCATTAAGAGGTGATCTCAGAGAATCAGTTAGAGCTAAAGATTTGAGGACcattaaaacaaaacaagtagAGGCTAAATGGAAACTAATTGTCCAAAACTGCCAACAG GAAAAGAAAAACTTCACTGATAAAGAATTTCCACCAAATGACTTCTCCCTCTTCAAACATCCTAGACCTGGTGGCAGTAATATACAATGGTTGAGGTTAAAAGATGTTAAAGATAATGATGGGAAAGTTCCTAAACATTTGAAGGTCTATGACAAACCCACAGCAAATGATATTATACAGGGAAAAATTGGAAACTGCTG GTTTATATGTGCATTAGCTGTTGTAGCCGAGAGAAAGAACCTGCTTGAGAGAATTGTTGTTACCAAAGATTACTGTCCAGAAGGAGCATATGTTGTACGACTATGTAAAGATGGCATCTGGAAAACTGTCGTCTTAGATGACTACTTCCCTGTAGATCAGTACAACAGACTGAAATATTCTAAG GCAAGAAGAGGTCAGTTATGGGTTCCATTAATAGAGAAAGCTGCAGCAAAGATACACAGATGTTATCAAGCATTAGGATCTGGTAGGACTGTGGAGTCTCTGTCATTGCTTACTGGTGAACCATGTGAACATCTGTctttaaatg aacacaAGGATTTTTCAAAGACCATTGATAACATGTTGATCTGGTCAAAGTTGACACATGCAAGAGATTGTGG GTATTTGATGTGTACATCATGTGAAGCTAAAGATGGATTTACTCCAGAACACTGTAAATCCCTAGGACTAATTACAAGCCATGCTTACTCTCTACTAGATGTATATGATATGGATACTGGAGAAAA GTTACTGAAAATCAGAAATCCATGGGGGACTGAATCCTGGAAAGGTGATTGGAGTGATAGCTCTCCAACATGGCAGAAGGTCAAACCAGAGGTCAAAAAGAAACTGAAACCAGATGGAAATAAACATGGAACATTCTGGATAGAGTTCAAGGAATTTAGAAA GTATTTTGGTTCTGTAGAAATTTGTAAAACAAGAGAATGGCATGAAACAAGAATCAAAGGATCGTTTCCATCAACTGCTGATGGACCATGGAAGTTTGCTAAAGTTTATGTCCAGAAAAAAACAGATCTGTGTATAGGACTACACCAAAAGAATAAACG GGGTAACCATAGTTACGAGGACTTTGTTGACATGTTGATAGTGGTAATGGAGATTCTGGATGGTAGAAAGATGAGAACTATGGGTAATAGTAAGAGAGACATCAAAAGTTACGTGGGATGTGAAATTGAACATCTACAAAGTGGAGAATACATCATTGCATGTCTGGCTTTTAAACATTTAGATGGAG GAAAACATGGAGTCAATCTTCAGCGTGATTTTGTCCTGACAATACACAGTACACAGAATATTGTAGTAGAAGAGAATGACTCTGTAAATGCTGGATACACACACTTTTTGGCAGATACCTTGATACAATTAGCGGTTGATAAAGGAGACAGAAAG ACTTTGAAGGGCAATACTGGAACCTATACTCTTTCATGGGATGGATTAATATTAATAGttgaaaacaaagacaaaaagcAGTATACTGCAATACAGGAAGATTGTTCCAAATCAACAAATCTGATGAGCACCAGGGGTTCTATGTTTACACAAGATGTAATACCACCAGGACATAG ACAGctgatatttttattgacaagAATAAACCAGAGATCTGGATACTGCATCCAATATGCTTCATCATACATCAATAGTTCTTCCTCAATGTTGGATTACTATGGTCACAAGACAAAAAGTCATTTACCAGAGATTCCAATGGAACTAGAATGCTTACATATACCTAGACCAATCAGATAG